The DNA segment CGGGATCAGCGCGGAAGGCCAGGCGGCAACCGTAGGTATCTTCTATTTCAAGTAGCACACGCTCGTCGTCATGGCGTAGGCGTTCGAGGTTGAGCGGATGAAGATAGACGCGCAGTTGAACCTTATCTTCTGGATTCGTGCCGTTGCGCTCGTGACGGAGAATGCTGGTGATTTTTCGCTGAATCTCCACGGACATGGTGCGTGCACTTTTTACGATGCCTTTGCCGCTGCAATACGGGCAAGCGGTATACATGTGCGAAGCATTTGACTCCGAATGGCGCTGGCGAGTCATTTGCATGATGCCGAGCTGGGAGATGGGTAGGACGTGATTCTTTGCCTTGTCGCGTGCCATCTCATCGCGCATGCGTCCCAGGACGGCATTGCGGTCGCGCTTGGCCTTCATGTCGATAAAGTCGATAATGATGAGGCCGCCAATATTGCGCAGTTTGCACTGGCGTGCGACCTCAGAAGCAGCTTCGAGATTGGCCTGTAAGATAAAGTCTTTGCCGTCTTTTTTCTCGGAACGGTGGCCGCCGGTATTTACGTCTACAGAGATGAGCGCTTCAGTCTCCTCGATGACGATTTCACCACCCGAGGGTAAGGGCACTTTGCGCATGAACGTTTGTTCGATCTGACGTTCCACGTTGAAGCGTTCAAAGATGGGGATGTCTTCCCCAAAAAAGTGAATCTTTGATTTCGAGCGTGGAGAGATGGCGGAGACGACACGCAGGATGCGCTCGTAGTCTTCCTTGTTGTCGACCAATACTCGGTCAATATCCTCGGTGAGGAAGTCGCGGACGGTGCGCTCGATCAGATCGGGCTCCTGATAGAGGCAAGCAGGCTTCTTCAATTCGTTAATCTTGGCCTGAATCGACTCCCAGGTTTTCAATAGAATATGGAGGTCGCGGACGAAATAACGGGCTTTTTTGCCTTCACCAGCGGTACGGATAATCACGCCCATGCCTTCGGGAATGGTGAGTTCCTTGAGGATGGTTTTTAGGCGATTACGTTCTTCGCGTGACTCGATTTTACGTGAAATACCACACTGACCAGAAAAAGGCATCAGGACAAGGAAGCGTCCAGGAAGCGCGATATTGGTTGTGGTACGTGGGCCCTTAGTTCCGATCTGAGCTTTAGTGATCTGGACGACAATGTCTGTCCCGATCGGAAATTTCTTGGGCACGTCCTTAATCGACAAGCTTTCAGAGCCGGATTTGCGCTGTGCTTCAGTCTTGTTGTCTCGGATAATTTCGATGCCCGAATCCTCATTGTTTGCGGCAGGCACGATATCCCAGTAGTGAAGGAAAGCATTCTTGGGTTGGTTTATATCGACAAAGGCAGCCTTTAAGCCGGGTTCCAAGTTTTGGATCTTACCCTTGAAAATCGCACCGACCATCCGTTCTTCGCCTTCGCGTTCGACCTCAAATTTTTGCAGCACGCCATCGTCGAGTAGGGCGACGCGTTTTTCGAGTGGTTCGGAGTTGATGACCAGTTCCTTGTAGGAGCGTTTCTCTCGGGTAATGGCTTGCACGATTTTTTGAATCAGGGGTCGTTTCTTTGAGCGGTCTTTGGCGCCGGCTTTTAACTCGTCCTCAGGGACACGTTCGACGACCTTTTCGGCCGGCTTTTCCCGCAGTTCGGCGCGGCGTTTATCTTCAACCGTTTGGTTTTGCTTATCCTCGATGACTTCGAGTTTACGATCTTTTGTTTCCATGTTGCACGATAGGTTTTGCGGAGGAACTGCGCCGCAAACTGTGCAACCTTCTGTCTGTCAGGGGATAATGTATACTCATGAGTAATTCTTTCGATGACGGTATACACTTTGGATGAGACCTTGAAGGATGCAGCAGCTGAGAACGAAGGAGCCTCCGTAGCTTAGAAAAGGCAGGGGTAGTCCGGTGACTGGGGCGAGTCCCACAGTCATACCCACGTTAATAAAGACATGGACGAGGAACAATGTGCTCACGCCCACACATAAGAGTGTGCCAAAGTGATCCCGCGCTAATGCTGCGATGCGGAACCCATTGGCTATCAAAATAGTGAATATGCCTAGAATGATCAAACCACCGATGAAGCCGGTCTCTTCGCCGATGATTGAAAAGATAAAATCATTATGAGCCACAGTACGAGGAAGATAACCCAGCTTTGCTTGTGTCCCTTCAAGCCATCCCTTGCCCATCAGCCCTCCTATTCCCACTGTAATGAATGATTGCTTGGCGTTGTAAGTGATTTGGCTGCCATGCGGGTCCGCAGCATCGGGTGCGATAAATCCATAGATGCGATTACGCTGGTAATCGCGCAACGGGAGTTTCGACTCTTTCTCATAGAGGCTGCCATGCACTTTTGCATTTTCCCAAGCCGTGATTCCTCGATCCTCCAGAAAATTATGATAACGATAGATATCCAAGCCGACCACTGCAGATACAAGCGCAACAACAACTGAGGTCCCGACAAAAAATCGTCGGTTCAGGTTGGAAGCAAAAAGCATGGCGAAGATCATGGGAGGCATGGCTAGGGTGGTGCCTAGGTCAGGTTGGGTGGCAATCAGCGAGGCAGGCACACAAACTACTATCGCCACTTTTGCCAATACAATTAGAGAGTCGTTAATCCCTCCAAATTTCGACCGTGCCAAGACACTAGCCACCATAATGAGGACGCTGATTTTGGCGGCTTCAGAAGGTTGATAGTTCGTAATGCCCACATTGATCCAGCGGGTTGCTCCCATTTGAGTTACTCCCAAAGGTGTGTGCACAAGAGCCA comes from the Opitutales bacterium genome and includes:
- a CDS encoding Rne/Rng family ribonuclease is translated as METKDRKLEVIEDKQNQTVEDKRRAELREKPAEKVVERVPEDELKAGAKDRSKKRPLIQKIVQAITREKRSYKELVINSEPLEKRVALLDDGVLQKFEVEREGEERMVGAIFKGKIQNLEPGLKAAFVDINQPKNAFLHYWDIVPAANNEDSGIEIIRDNKTEAQRKSGSESLSIKDVPKKFPIGTDIVVQITKAQIGTKGPRTTTNIALPGRFLVLMPFSGQCGISRKIESREERNRLKTILKELTIPEGMGVIIRTAGEGKKARYFVRDLHILLKTWESIQAKINELKKPACLYQEPDLIERTVRDFLTEDIDRVLVDNKEDYERILRVVSAISPRSKSKIHFFGEDIPIFERFNVERQIEQTFMRKVPLPSGGEIVIEETEALISVDVNTGGHRSEKKDGKDFILQANLEAASEVARQCKLRNIGGLIIIDFIDMKAKRDRNAVLGRMRDEMARDKAKNHVLPISQLGIMQMTRQRHSESNASHMYTACPYCSGKGIVKSARTMSVEIQRKITSILRHERNGTNPEDKVQLRVYLHPLNLERLRHDDERVLLEIEDTYGCRLAFRADPEFHIENFKIVDVKSGQELR
- a CDS encoding rod shape-determining protein RodA → MFVLLVIGIAFIYSAQLSYGGGSWKRQIFWMVAGGGIYVALAITDYRILLSKAHWIFLAALTLLALVHTPLGVTQMGATRWINVGITNYQPSEAAKISVLIMVASVLARSKFGGINDSLIVLAKVAIVVCVPASLIATQPDLGTTLAMPPMIFAMLFASNLNRRFFVGTSVVVALVSAVVGLDIYRYHNFLEDRGITAWENAKVHGSLYEKESKLPLRDYQRNRIYGFIAPDAADPHGSQITYNAKQSFITVGIGGLMGKGWLEGTQAKLGYLPRTVAHNDFIFSIIGEETGFIGGLIILGIFTILIANGFRIAALARDHFGTLLCVGVSTLFLVHVFINVGMTVGLAPVTGLPLPFLSYGGSFVLSCCILQGLIQSVYRHRKNYS